One genomic window of Lytechinus variegatus isolate NC3 chromosome 1, Lvar_3.0, whole genome shotgun sequence includes the following:
- the LOC121414266 gene encoding uncharacterized protein LOC121414266: MISALRPTGVHNRICSYGRFKRDCCPGWRRNAQGDCEPVCTISCGPHGTCVAPPRRCKCQPGWVGDFCEKDTNECAVIPCQHRCMNTVGSYKCYCDNGYYLQEDGKTCSRDDRCNPTRCHYGCVQHTDGFKCFCPNGLALTTDGLGCEDIDECATGEAQCPRGRRCKNTYGNFLCLCPEGYKFQYVAGSLTCVDDNECDAHRDKCHENARCENLSGGYRCVCNAGFVGTGEQCVRLGRETCADRPCFEGVQCSNVRIDVNTLDYSSDLEAKRFECGPCPPGHVGDGVTCEASNVDVTVLVLEQIGGNPVPDVKIRTLDASNVGAQFGTAIFTGENGVAKLAVPNDANIVVVASKKGHPTSSTTFDVRNNENNLITMTLTRFNDGAEFPYPLPRARTFAFSDPNSVDGQLQVEIPADGLDVEPGSRVSLNIKTVDISDPQDVRNVPELAASPDQGSDVARLEAYALTEIDLTNEKTGEKVDLTESATIRIPLADRFLNEVSVGDTVPAWYFDEAIGLWVNDGLGTIEDDGEGGLIWVYQTEHFSWWAVGVVWPGMQLITIKTCFREDCSVIAPNTAIQLEGADYYYQSNLVTRNDGTVVTFAKTYAAINLYLDCSSSSREAVTFVITPMTEEVTYKVPDTANHDGCNDPGQVTNGARRDDQDFSVGGEVTYFCDPGYTIHGSSRRVCTPCGTWSGFQPYCEEEGFLYSSSSTSSSTSSYGSITSSSPAELYTSDPEVSGDGPLGI, translated from the exons ATACCAACGAATGTGCTGTGATTCCTTGTCAACATCGCTGTATGAACACCGTTGGGTCTTATAAATGCTATTGTGATAATGGATATTATTTACAAGAGGACGGCAAAACATGCAGTC GTGATGACAGGTGTAACCCGACTCGGTGTCATTATGGATGCGTTCAACACACTGATGGATTCAAGTGCTTCTGTCCTAACGGTCTTGCGCTCACAACCGATGGACTAGGATGTGAAG ATATCGATGAATGTGCAACAGGTGAAGCGCAATGCCCCCGTGGTCGTAGGTGCAAAAATACATATGGAAACTTTCTTTGCTTGTGTCCGGAAGGTTACAAATTCCAGTATGTCGCCGGTAGTCTAACGTGTGTAG ATGACAACGAATGTGACGCACACAGGGATAAATGCCATGAAAATGCGAGATGTGAGAATCTATCGGGTGGCTATCGGTGTGTCTGTAATGCAGGCTTCGTTGGCACGGGAGAGCAGTGTGTCAGACTCG GTCGTGAAACCTGCGCAGATAGACCATGTTTCGAAGGTGTTCAATGTTCAAACGTCAGGATTGATGTGAACACTTTGGATTACTCTAGCGATCTAGAAGCAAAGAGGTTCGAGTGCGGCCCCTGTCCGCCAGGACATGTTGGTGACGGCGTCACATGCGAAG CTTCGAACGTTGACGTCACAGTCCTTGTCCTGGAACAGATAGGGGGCAATCCTGTACCTGATGTCAAGATCCGTACCCTCGACGCTAGCAACGTGGGAGCCCAATTCGGTACTGCGATATTCACAGGGGAGAACGGTGTCGCGAAGCTCGCTGTTCCCAACGATGCCAACATCGTGGTTGTAGCCAGCAAGAAGGGACATCCGACCTCATCGACTACCTTCGACGTCCGCAACAACGAGA ATAATCTGATAACCATGACTCTGACCAGGTTTAACGATGGAGCAGAATTCCCCTACCCACTTCCGAGGGCTCGGACCTTTGCCTTCTCAGACCCTAACAGTGTCGATGGACAACTTCAAGTAGAAATACCCGCAG aCGGTCTGGACGTAGAGCCTGGATCACGGGTCAGCCTGAACATAAAAACTGTTGATATAAGCGACCCTCAAGATGTTCGCAATGTACCTGAGCTTGCTGCTTCTCCAGATCAAG GTTCCGATGTCGCTCGATTAGAGGCCTATGCTCTTACAGAAATTGACCTTACCAATGAAAAAACCGGCGAGAAAGTTGATCTAACCGAATCAGCTACTATACGCATACCTCTGGCTGATCGTTTCTTGAATGAAGTGTCGGTTGGAGATACTGTCCCAGCGTGGTACTTCGATGAAGCTATCG GTCTATGGGTAAATGATGGTCTTGGTACCATTGAAGACGATGGTGAAGGTGGTCTAATCTGGGTCTATCAAACGGAACACTTCTCCTGGTGGGCAGTAGGTGTCGTCTGGCCTGGTATGCAGCTCATTACCATCAAGACATGCTTTAGAGAGGATTGCTCCGTCATAGCACCAAACACCGCCATTCA ATTAGAGGGCGCTGACTATTACTATCAATCGAACCTGGTCACCAGAAATGATGGTACCGTCGTCACATTCGCCAAGACATATGCTGCTATCAACCTATACCTTGActgcagtagcagcagtagagAGGCAGTGACCTTTGTCATTACACCCATGACAGAGGAAGTCACTTACAAGGTTCCAG ATACTGCCAACCATGACGGCTGCAACGACCCTGGTCAGGTAACTAATGGTGCTCGCCGTGACGACCAGGACTTCTCTGTCGGTGGTGAGGTCACCTACTTCTGCGACCCAGGCTACACCATTCACGGCAGCTCACGTCGCGTCTGTACACCGTGCGGAACATGGAGCGGGTTCCAACCGTACTGCGAGGAAGAAGGTTTCCTTTActcatcatcatcgacatcatcatcgacatcatcataCGGTAGCATTACTAGCAGCAGCCCTGCAGAACTATACACAAGTGATCCAGAAGTGTCGGGAGATGGCCCACTGGGCATTTAA